In a single window of the Hippoglossus hippoglossus isolate fHipHip1 chromosome 7, fHipHip1.pri, whole genome shotgun sequence genome:
- the LOC117764779 gene encoding dual specificity protein phosphatase 7-like gives MSNATPSKSVEWLQVELESGGTSLLLLDCRSHELYESSHVESAVNLAIPGLMLRRFRKGNIPIRTIIPSHEDKEKFMRRCKTDTVVLYDEGALGGRQDSGAPTSVLGLLLQKLWEEGCKAFYLEGGFVKFHTEYPEHCETLLDSSCPSSSPPLSVLGFGNLRISSDCSDGESDREPSSATESEESPIPSNQPAFPVQILPYLYLGCAKDSTNLDVLGQYNIKYILNVTPNLPNMFEHDGHFRYKQIPISDHWSQNLSQFFPEAISFIDEARSKQCGILVHCLAGISRSVTVTVAYLMQRLNLSLNDAYDFVKRKKSNISPNFNFMGQLLDFERTLGLNSPCDNQRSTSEEQLFFTTPTNHNVFQLDTLGST, from the exons ATGTCTAACGCGACGCCGAGCAAGAGCGTGGAATGGCTGCAAGTGGAGCTGGAGTCCGGGGGCacttccctgctgctgctggactgtcGCTCCCACGAGCTGTACGAGTCGTCCCACGTAGAGAGCGCCGTGAACCTGGCCATCCCGGGGCTCATGCTCCGCAGGTTCAGGAAGGGCAACATCCCCATCCGGACCATCATCCCCAGCCACGAGGACAAGGAGAAGTTCATGCGGCGGTGCAAGACGGACACGGTGGTGCTGTACGACGAGGGCGCACTGGGCGGCCGGCAGGACAGCGGCGCGCCAACGTCGGTGCTGGGGCTGCTGCTCCAGAAGCTGTGGGAGGAGGGATGCAAAGCGTTTTATCTGGAAG GTGGATTCGTGAAGTTCCACACCGAGTACCCAGAGCACTGTGAGACCCTCCTTGACAGCTCCTGTCCGAGCTCCTCTCCCCCGCTCTCCGTCCTCGGGTTTGGGAATCTCCGGATCAGCTCGGACTGCTCCGATGGGGAGTCCGACCGAGAGCCGAGCAGCGCCACAGAGTCCGAGGAGAGCCCCATCCCCAGCAATCAGCCGGCCTTCCCCGTCCAGATCCTACCCTACCTTTACCTGGGCTGCGCCAAAGACTCCACCAACCTCGACGTGCTGGGCCAGTACAATATCAAGTACATCCTGAACGTCACACCCAATCTACCCAACATGTTTGAGCACGACGGCCACTTCCGGTACAAGCAGATTCCCATTTCGGACCACTGGAGTCAGAACCTGTCCCAGTTCTTCCCAGAGGCCATTTCTTTTATAG ACGAGGCTCGATCGAAGCAATGTGGCATCCTGGTCCACTGCCTGGCCGGCATCAGCCGCTCGGTCACGGTCACCGTGGCGTACCTGATGCAGAGACTAAACCTTTCCCTCAACGACGCCTATGACTTTGTCAAGAGGAAGAAGTCCAACATTTCCCCAAACTTCAACTTCATGGGCCAGCTCCTGGACTTTGAGAGGACGCTGGGGCTGAACAGTCCCTGTGATAACCAGCGATCCACCAGCGAGGAGCAGCTCTTCTTCACCACGCCGACCAATCACAACGTCTTCCAGCTGGACACGCTGGGGTCGACATGA